One genomic segment of Microlunatus antarcticus includes these proteins:
- a CDS encoding ABC transporter substrate-binding protein, whose product MTGSWTRRGFLGLSAAALAAGTAACTGATAPSGGSNAGKTPTSNNLRLFTYEDDTTIGNLKTAVAAFDAQNGTTTRVDSLPGSGAAVYPDKLRAELLGGSGPDVWRIWGGQIGAPFVKAQQAMDLAPYYQQYGWDSKINTNAIAGMTFNGTKAGVPIVVAAIGAWYSKAAMEKAGISSTPKSYAELEEMNDKLVASGTTPVTLGGKYGWDIMRLFEYLLEVSAGPDLHDKLLTGAESWDRPEVVTAFTNFKKWQDKKWLPNGALGLDPSDVEPDYVTGKAAYTLTGTWTEAQAIQSAKKSSSDFGTFQLPTGHTPERHSGFVEGYMIGARSGNPDKAAALLDYLLKPDLQATLQITSSTVTGAEPDKTKLPLSYEWTEINKTSPFYTIQDQAFPKQQADQYFSVQSDVLQGKMSPADAAKQMQTVVSAMAKQ is encoded by the coding sequence ATGACCGGATCCTGGACACGCCGAGGGTTCCTCGGGCTGTCGGCCGCTGCGCTCGCGGCGGGGACCGCCGCCTGCACCGGGGCTACGGCCCCAAGCGGCGGCAGCAACGCGGGCAAGACCCCCACCTCGAACAACCTGCGGCTGTTCACGTACGAGGACGACACGACGATCGGCAACCTGAAGACCGCGGTGGCCGCCTTCGACGCCCAGAACGGCACCACGACGCGGGTCGACAGCCTCCCCGGGTCCGGCGCGGCGGTCTACCCGGACAAGCTACGTGCCGAGCTGCTCGGCGGGTCCGGTCCTGACGTCTGGCGCATCTGGGGCGGCCAGATCGGCGCCCCGTTCGTCAAGGCGCAGCAGGCCATGGACCTTGCGCCGTACTACCAGCAGTACGGCTGGGACAGCAAGATCAACACGAACGCGATCGCGGGCATGACGTTCAACGGCACGAAGGCCGGCGTCCCGATCGTCGTCGCCGCCATCGGGGCCTGGTACTCCAAGGCCGCCATGGAGAAGGCGGGCATCTCCTCCACGCCCAAGAGCTACGCCGAGCTCGAGGAGATGAACGACAAGCTCGTCGCCTCCGGGACCACCCCGGTCACGCTCGGCGGCAAGTACGGCTGGGACATCATGCGGCTCTTCGAGTACCTCCTCGAGGTCTCGGCCGGGCCCGACCTGCACGACAAGCTGCTCACCGGCGCCGAGTCGTGGGACCGCCCCGAGGTGGTCACCGCCTTCACGAACTTCAAGAAGTGGCAGGACAAGAAGTGGCTGCCGAATGGCGCCCTGGGTCTGGACCCGAGCGACGTCGAGCCCGACTACGTCACCGGCAAGGCCGCCTACACGCTGACCGGCACCTGGACCGAGGCGCAGGCCATCCAGTCGGCGAAGAAGAGCTCGAGCGACTTCGGCACGTTCCAGCTGCCGACCGGTCACACGCCCGAGCGGCACTCCGGCTTCGTCGAGGGCTACATGATCGGCGCGCGGTCGGGCAACCCGGACAAGGCGGCCGCCCTGCTCGACTACCTGCTCAAGCCCGACCTGCAGGCCACGCTGCAGATCACCTCCTCGACCGTGACGGGGGCCGAGCCGGACAAGACCAAGCTGCCGCTGTCGTACGAGTGGACCGAGATCAACAAGACGAGCCCCTTCTACACGATCCAGGACCAGGCCTTCCCCAAGCAGCAGGCGGACCAGTACTTCTCCGTCCAGAGCGACGTGCTGCAGGGCAAGATGTCGCCGGCCGACGCGGCCAAGCAGATGCAGACCGTCGTGTCCGCCATGGCCAAGCAGTAG
- a CDS encoding nucleoside hydrolase — protein MPQRRRVIVDTDAKNEADDQYAIVHALLSPTLDVRGIVPAHFGTERSATSMLDSRAEVDLLLQLMGLEGSVTVANGAERGIADESTPAPSAGADLIVAESRLSSAEDPLFVAFLGPLTDMATAILTDPEIVHRDVVVVWIGGMGHDVDWSYDGIEFNLRNDIAAANVVFGSGITVWQIPATVYTMVSVGYAELEERIGGTSKLADYLIEQLVEFNDAHHPEPIESRSLGDSPAISVILNPRGGVSRTVPAPRFGSQGGYLPGSGHPVRVFDTVDVRYLLEDMFAKLCRFGRTQA, from the coding sequence ATGCCGCAACGCCGCCGGGTGATCGTCGACACCGACGCCAAGAACGAGGCCGACGACCAGTACGCGATCGTCCACGCCCTGCTGTCCCCGACCCTCGACGTTCGGGGGATCGTGCCCGCCCACTTCGGGACCGAGCGCAGCGCCACCTCGATGCTCGACTCGCGCGCCGAGGTCGACCTGCTGCTGCAGCTGATGGGCCTCGAGGGCTCGGTGACCGTCGCGAACGGGGCCGAGCGGGGGATCGCCGACGAGTCGACGCCCGCGCCGTCCGCCGGCGCCGACCTGATCGTCGCGGAGAGCCGGCTCTCGTCGGCCGAGGACCCGTTGTTCGTCGCGTTCCTCGGGCCGCTGACCGACATGGCGACCGCCATCCTCACCGACCCCGAGATCGTGCACCGCGACGTCGTCGTGGTCTGGATCGGCGGCATGGGGCACGACGTCGACTGGTCGTACGACGGCATCGAGTTCAACCTCCGCAACGACATCGCGGCCGCGAACGTCGTCTTCGGCTCGGGCATCACGGTCTGGCAGATCCCGGCCACCGTCTACACGATGGTGTCGGTCGGCTACGCCGAGCTGGAGGAGCGGATCGGGGGCACCAGCAAGCTCGCCGACTACCTGATCGAGCAGCTCGTCGAGTTCAACGACGCCCACCACCCGGAGCCGATCGAGTCCCGCTCGCTGGGCGACTCCCCGGCGATCTCGGTGATCCTCAACCCCCGCGGCGGCGTCTCGCGCACCGTGCCAGCCCCCCGCTTCGGCAGCCAGGGCGGCTACCTGCCGGGGTCGGGCCACCCGGTCCGCGTCTTCGACACCGTCGACGTGCGGTACCTGCTCGAGGACATGTTCGCCAAGCTGTGCCGCTTCGGTCGCACGCAGGCCTGA